In Erinaceus europaeus chromosome 10, mEriEur2.1, whole genome shotgun sequence, one DNA window encodes the following:
- the ZBTB43 gene encoding zinc finger and BTB domain-containing protein 43 → MEPGANSFRVEFPDFSSTILQKLNQQRQQGQLCDVSIVVQGHIFRAHKAVLAASSPYFCDQVLLKNSRRIVLPDVMNPRVFENILLSSYTGRLVMPAPEIVSYLTAASFLQMWHVVDKCTEVLEGNPTVLCQKLNHGSDHQSPSSSSYNGLVESFELGSGSHTDFPKAQELRDGENEEESTKDELSSQLTEHEYLPSNSSTEHDRLSTEMASQDGEEGASDSAEFHYTRPMYSKPSIMAHKRWIHVKPERFEQACEGMDVHAPYDEHQVTESINTMQTEHSIQPSGVEEDFHIGEKKVEAEFDEQADESNYDEQVDFYGSSMEEFSGERSDGNFIGHRQEAALAAGYTENIEMVTGIKEEASHLGFSATDKLYPCQCGKSFTHKSQRDRHMSMHLGLRPYGCGVCGKKFKMKHHLVGHMKIHTGIKPYECNICAKRFMWRDSFHRHVTSCTKSYEAAKAEQNTTEAN, encoded by the coding sequence ATGGAGCCTGGAGCAAACTCTTTTCGAGTAGAATTTCCAGATTTTTCCAGCACTATTTTGCAGAAACTGAACCAGCAGCGCCAGCAGGGACAGTTATGTGATGTCTCCATTGTTGTCCAAGGCCACATTTTCCGGGCACACAAAGCTGTTCTTGCTGCCAGTTCACCCTACTTTTGTGACCAGGTACTCCTGAAAAACAGCAGGAGAATTGTTTTGCCTGATGTGATGAACCCAAGAGTGTTTGAGAACATTCTCCTATCTAGTTATACAGGACGTCTGGTAATGCCTGCTCCAGAAATTGTTAGTTACTTAACAGCAGCAAGCTTCCTCCAGATGTGGCATGTGGTAGACAAATGCACTGAAGTTTTAGAGGGAAACCCCACCGTCCTTTGTCAGAAGCTAAATCATGGCAGTGACCACCAGTCTCCAAGCAGCAGTAGTTATAATGGCCTGGTGGAGAGCTTTGAGCTGGGCTCTGGGAGCCATACTGATTTTCCCAAAGCCCAAGAActaagagatggagagaatgaaGAGGAGAGCACCAAAGATGAATTATCGTCTCAGCTCACAGAGCACGAATACCTTCCCAGCAACTCCTCCACAGAACATGACCGACTGAGTACTGAAATGGCAAGCCaggatggggaggagggggccagtGATAGTGCTGAGTTTCACTACACCCGGCCCATGTATAGCAAGCCTAGCATAATGGCTCACAAACGCTGGATCCATGTGAAGCCCGAGCGCTTTGAACAAGCATGCGAGGGCATGGACGTGCACGCACCCTATGATGAGCACCAGGTCACAGAGTCCATCAATACTATGCAGACAGAGCACTCAATCCAGCCTTCAGGAGTGGAAGAAGACTTtcacataggggaaaaaaaagtggaagcCGAGTTTGACGAACAGGCTGATGAAAGCAATTATGATGAGCAGGTGGATTTCTATGGCTCTTCCATGGAAGAGTTTTCTGGAGAAAGGTCAGATGGGAATTTTATTGGACACAGACAGGAGGCTGCCCTAGCAGCTGGCTACACTGAGAATATTGAAATGGTAACAGGGATTAAAGAAGAAGCTTCACACTTAGGATTTTCGGCTACTGACAAGCTGTATCCTTGTCAGTGTGGGAAGAGTTTTACCCATAAGAGTCAGAGAGATCGACATATGAGCATGCACCTTGGTCTTCGGCCTTATGGCTGTGGTGTCTGTGGCAAGAAATTCAAAATGAAGCATCATCTCGTGGGTCACATGAAAATTCACACAGGAATAAAGCCGTATGAGTGTAATATCTGTGCAAAGAGGTTTAT